The following are encoded in a window of Arthrobacter sp. OAP107 genomic DNA:
- a CDS encoding multicopper oxidase domain-containing protein: MSEETATTNEVPTNAVSRRNVLRIGAAGGAGAALVAAQGWAGPLLAQKGLLSPDGAFGASSTALGDLLFYIEAFPTSPLILSPFQDKLPIPKALAPTPAVGDAFTKGYTEWSDPPGPGQGQQSSFKNEQHQIWPAKLNYPDPLVYKIDILLRQHAFTTSQVLPIDANGRPTISFDEKRKTYPAGTKRTLPLSTIYGFNGTFPGPMINAEYGKPALVRFENHLDENPLNLDRQDFGSPDWSFLTHLHNGHTAPESDGNPHYSMTRGPKYEGYLPKTFCDNLYLNWPAGGDDREKQSFFWFHDHRMDHTGSNVYKGMVGLYPIYDPKNGMDMGDETKGLRLPGVRKNNPDGSFDVDYDVPLAFYDCRLDDGVTMHKDIHDVQKEFPDAKNPAKHPEWWGKTFYKHFPNHGFVGDIFTVNGTAYPVMEVKRRKYRFRFLDASIARIYEFKLMSSTKGPKTSVSLGYKGDELEGQYRIPDGQQCMQFTQIASDGGLLPFPIKRDSFELWPAKRREVVIDFTRYQDGTPTTKGDVIYLTDVMKMPNGRMWSNSSRFSPDPAYKVPVLKFVIGDDAPDDSVIPTGMMRELPPLPSNWQTMLDNRLIFEVERGSGGGETEWLINGKPFTPNTVATSLKNRAGRSPLAQQKMGSYNLWEIRNGGGGWVHPFHLHMEEHRVVMRNGRDVTRGGDKGHPDDVSREDLVALDPGEATVIYRGFRDFTGPYVAHCHNLAHEDHAMMFGWEITP; this comes from the coding sequence ATGTCAGAAGAAACCGCAACCACAAACGAAGTGCCGACCAATGCAGTGTCCCGCCGCAATGTCTTGCGGATCGGTGCGGCCGGAGGTGCCGGCGCGGCCCTCGTCGCCGCCCAGGGCTGGGCAGGCCCCCTGCTCGCGCAGAAGGGCCTCCTGTCCCCCGACGGCGCGTTCGGCGCATCGTCCACCGCCCTCGGCGACCTGCTGTTCTACATTGAGGCTTTTCCCACCAGCCCGCTGATCCTGTCGCCGTTCCAGGACAAGCTGCCCATCCCCAAGGCCCTGGCCCCGACGCCGGCGGTGGGGGATGCCTTCACGAAGGGCTACACGGAATGGAGCGATCCGCCCGGGCCCGGCCAGGGCCAGCAGAGCTCGTTCAAGAACGAACAGCACCAGATCTGGCCCGCCAAGCTGAACTATCCGGACCCGCTCGTCTACAAGATCGACATCCTGCTGCGGCAGCATGCGTTCACCACCTCGCAGGTGCTGCCCATCGATGCGAACGGCCGCCCGACGATCTCCTTCGACGAGAAGCGCAAGACGTACCCGGCCGGAACCAAGCGCACGCTGCCGCTGAGCACCATCTACGGCTTCAACGGGACCTTCCCGGGCCCGATGATCAATGCCGAATACGGCAAGCCGGCCCTGGTCCGGTTCGAGAACCACCTGGATGAGAACCCGCTGAACCTGGACCGCCAGGACTTCGGCTCGCCGGACTGGTCCTTCCTGACCCACCTGCACAACGGCCACACCGCTCCGGAGTCTGACGGCAACCCGCACTATTCAATGACCCGGGGACCCAAGTATGAGGGCTACCTGCCGAAGACGTTCTGCGACAACCTGTACCTCAACTGGCCCGCCGGCGGCGACGACCGGGAGAAGCAGAGCTTCTTCTGGTTCCACGACCACCGGATGGACCACACAGGTTCCAATGTCTACAAGGGCATGGTGGGCCTGTACCCGATCTATGACCCGAAGAACGGCATGGACATGGGCGACGAGACCAAGGGCCTTCGGCTTCCCGGGGTCCGCAAGAACAATCCGGACGGGTCGTTCGACGTGGACTACGACGTCCCGCTGGCGTTCTACGACTGCCGGCTGGATGACGGCGTCACCATGCACAAGGACATCCACGACGTGCAGAAGGAATTCCCGGACGCCAAGAACCCTGCCAAGCACCCCGAGTGGTGGGGCAAGACCTTCTACAAGCACTTCCCCAACCACGGGTTCGTGGGCGACATCTTCACCGTGAACGGCACCGCCTACCCCGTCATGGAGGTCAAGCGCCGCAAGTACCGCTTCCGCTTCCTGGACGCGTCCATCGCCCGGATCTACGAGTTCAAGCTGATGAGCTCCACAAAGGGTCCGAAGACCTCGGTTTCGCTCGGCTACAAGGGCGACGAACTCGAGGGCCAGTACCGTATCCCGGACGGCCAGCAGTGCATGCAGTTCACCCAGATCGCGTCCGACGGCGGTCTGCTGCCGTTCCCGATCAAGCGTGATTCCTTTGAGCTGTGGCCGGCCAAGCGGCGCGAAGTGGTAATCGACTTCACCAGGTACCAGGACGGCACGCCGACGACCAAGGGCGACGTCATCTACCTCACCGACGTGATGAAGATGCCCAACGGCCGGATGTGGAGCAACTCGTCCCGGTTCTCGCCCGACCCCGCTTACAAGGTCCCGGTGCTCAAGTTCGTGATCGGCGACGACGCTCCCGATGACAGCGTGATCCCGACCGGGATGATGCGTGAGCTCCCGCCGCTGCCGAGCAACTGGCAGACCATGCTGGACAACCGGCTCATCTTCGAGGTGGAGCGCGGCTCCGGCGGCGGCGAAACGGAGTGGCTCATCAACGGCAAGCCGTTCACTCCGAACACCGTGGCCACCAGCCTCAAGAACCGCGCAGGCCGCTCACCGCTCGCCCAGCAGAAGATGGGCAGCTACAACCTCTGGGAGATCCGCAACGGCGGCGGCGGCTGGGTCCATCCCTTCCACCTGCACATGGAGGAACACCGGGTGGTCATGCGCAACGGCAGGGACGTCACCCGCGGCGGCGACAAGGGCCATCCGGATGACGTGTCACGCGAGGACCTGGTGGCCCTGGATCCCGGCGAGGCGACAGTCATCTACCGCGGCTTCCGCGACTTCACAGGACCGTACGTGGCCCACTGCCACAACCTGGCGCACGAGGACCACGCCATGATGTTCGGCTGGGAGATCACGCCATGA
- a CDS encoding LacI family DNA-binding transcriptional regulator, whose amino-acid sequence MAKSNARLPRLEDVAERAGVSHQTVSRVINNHPNVSKATRERVEVAIAELGYRRNTAARSLVTRKSQTIGVLGSELSQYGPANTLLGVEQAARDAGYFVSIAALRSVSREGIFDAIRHFLDQSVDGIVVIVPHSETLVALAELNPGVPVVAVGSLGSEAVSGAMVDQKRGAELAVGHLIEQGHRRIGHIAGPQDWIDAVARAEGWSAALRGAGLDDSLVVEGDWSAGSGYEIGRKLAAERTATALFVGNDQMSLGLLRAFNEAGVRVPEDVSVVGFDDQPESGYFTPPLTTVRQDFEELGRRCMDLMLSAIANGDTVSTTVVEPELVVRRSTAAPA is encoded by the coding sequence ATGGCAAAAAGCAATGCCCGGCTGCCCCGGCTTGAGGACGTGGCGGAGCGCGCCGGGGTCTCGCACCAGACTGTGTCCCGGGTGATCAACAACCATCCCAACGTCAGCAAGGCCACGCGCGAGCGCGTGGAGGTCGCCATCGCGGAGCTGGGCTACCGGCGCAACACCGCGGCCCGGAGCCTGGTTACGCGGAAGTCGCAGACCATCGGGGTGCTTGGCAGCGAGCTGTCCCAGTACGGTCCGGCCAACACGCTGCTGGGGGTGGAGCAGGCCGCACGGGATGCCGGCTATTTCGTCAGCATCGCCGCCCTCCGCTCGGTGAGCCGGGAGGGGATCTTCGATGCCATCCGGCACTTCCTGGACCAGTCAGTGGACGGCATCGTGGTGATCGTGCCGCATTCCGAGACGCTTGTGGCCCTGGCCGAACTGAACCCTGGCGTGCCGGTGGTGGCCGTGGGGTCGCTGGGGAGCGAGGCGGTGAGCGGCGCCATGGTGGACCAGAAGCGGGGGGCCGAGCTCGCCGTCGGGCATTTGATTGAGCAGGGCCACCGCCGGATCGGCCACATTGCGGGGCCGCAGGACTGGATCGACGCGGTGGCGCGCGCCGAGGGCTGGAGCGCCGCGCTGCGCGGGGCCGGGCTGGACGACAGCCTGGTAGTCGAGGGGGACTGGAGCGCCGGCAGCGGCTACGAGATCGGCCGGAAGCTGGCCGCCGAACGGACCGCTACCGCGCTGTTCGTGGGCAACGACCAGATGTCCCTGGGCCTGCTCCGTGCCTTCAATGAGGCGGGCGTCCGGGTCCCCGAGGATGTCTCCGTGGTGGGCTTTGACGACCAGCCGGAGTCGGGCTACTTCACGCCGCCGCTCACCACCGTCCGCCAGGACTTTGAGGAACTCGGCAGGCGCTGCATGGACCTGATGCTGAGCGCCATCGCGAACGGGGACACGGTGAGTACCACTGTGGTGGAGCCCGAGCTCGTGGTCCGCCGGAGCACCGCCGCCCCTGCCTGA
- a CDS encoding FG-GAP-like repeat-containing protein — MLTGLLLLLALLFSYLPGAAPARAVSLNGHDISWPQCPTAVGGFGLPLPPASSQFVVIGLTKGLPFTENPCLASQVTWASSNRKPAQAYTMAAFPTAAQLTTYRSQGPWSAATRAGQLSNVGYAEARYAVASLARARFAPRVVWIDVEPRPAQPWPTASAAQQRENRYIVEGLMRGLRDSGYSYGLYSFASGWTSITGSWRLSGVPVWATAGRLDFPGEAQNLCRTASFSGGRVYLSQWYDDVRDYDLTCDPYAFTPLPIPASTLSRSTGDFNGDWNTDILTRVTATAELRLYPGNGRGGRLPGVRIGTGWNGFNALETPGDFNGDGPQDVFAREAATGYLWMYRGNGTGGFLPRIRLGTGWNSFSAIVGPGDFNGDQRVDILARESATGFLWLYRGNGTGAFLPRIRVGSGWNAFNALAGPGDMNNDGAADVLAREAATGVLWLYRGSGTGGWLPRVRVGAGWNAMTAVVSPGDFNGDRNPDLLARDAAGVLWLYPGLGTGQFASRVRVGAGWNGLAPLF, encoded by the coding sequence ATGCTGACGGGGCTCCTGCTCCTGCTCGCCCTCCTCTTCAGTTACCTGCCCGGCGCCGCCCCCGCACGCGCCGTATCGCTCAACGGCCACGACATCTCCTGGCCCCAATGCCCGACGGCGGTGGGCGGCTTTGGCCTGCCGCTTCCGCCGGCGTCATCCCAGTTCGTGGTGATCGGCCTGACGAAGGGACTGCCCTTCACAGAGAACCCGTGCCTGGCCAGCCAGGTCACCTGGGCTTCCAGCAACCGCAAACCGGCCCAGGCCTACACCATGGCCGCCTTCCCCACGGCCGCCCAGCTCACCACTTACCGGTCCCAGGGACCGTGGTCCGCAGCCACCCGGGCGGGGCAGCTCTCCAACGTCGGCTACGCGGAAGCAAGGTATGCGGTGGCCAGCCTGGCGCGGGCGCGGTTTGCGCCACGTGTGGTGTGGATCGACGTCGAACCCCGCCCGGCCCAGCCGTGGCCCACCGCGAGCGCCGCGCAGCAGCGCGAAAACCGGTACATCGTCGAGGGCCTGATGCGCGGCCTGCGCGACTCCGGCTATTCCTATGGCCTGTACTCGTTCGCCTCCGGCTGGACAAGCATCACCGGCTCCTGGCGCCTCTCCGGTGTTCCGGTGTGGGCCACCGCCGGCCGGCTGGATTTCCCCGGCGAAGCCCAGAACCTCTGCCGCACCGCCAGTTTCTCCGGCGGCCGCGTGTACCTTTCCCAGTGGTACGACGACGTCCGGGACTACGACCTCACCTGCGACCCCTATGCCTTCACACCCCTGCCCATCCCGGCGTCCACCCTGTCGCGCTCGACCGGCGACTTCAACGGGGACTGGAACACGGACATCCTGACCCGCGTGACGGCCACGGCCGAGCTGCGGCTGTACCCGGGGAACGGCCGCGGGGGCCGGCTCCCCGGCGTGCGCATCGGCACCGGCTGGAACGGCTTCAACGCCCTTGAAACACCCGGCGACTTCAACGGCGACGGCCCGCAGGACGTCTTCGCCAGGGAGGCCGCCACCGGATACCTGTGGATGTACCGCGGCAACGGCACCGGCGGGTTCCTCCCACGGATCCGGCTCGGCACCGGGTGGAACAGCTTCAGCGCGATCGTTGGCCCCGGTGACTTCAACGGCGACCAGCGCGTGGACATCCTCGCCCGCGAGTCTGCCACCGGCTTCCTCTGGCTGTACCGCGGCAACGGCACCGGCGCGTTCCTGCCGCGGATCCGCGTGGGATCCGGCTGGAATGCCTTCAATGCCCTGGCCGGTCCGGGCGACATGAACAACGACGGCGCCGCCGACGTCCTGGCGCGCGAGGCGGCCACCGGCGTCCTGTGGCTGTACCGCGGCAGCGGCACGGGCGGCTGGCTCCCCCGCGTCCGGGTGGGCGCCGGCTGGAACGCCATGACCGCCGTCGTAAGTCCCGGTGACTTCAACGGCGACCGCAACCCGGACCTGCTGGCCCGCGACGCCGCCGGCGTCCTGTGGCTCTATCCCGGGCTGGGCACGGGACAGTTTGCCTCCCGGGTGCGCGTCGGCGCGGGCTGGAACGGGCTCGCCCCGCTGTTCTAG
- a CDS encoding ammonium transporter: MNAGDVAWILASSALVCMMIPALALFYGGMVGSRRILNMMMMCFGGASLVAVLWALFGYSMAFGNSVNGLGLIGDVTQYAGLEPMLKDNPDAALPAALFTSFQLFFACVTTALVAGAAAGRMKFGAWMVFAGVWATLVYFPIAHWVFAFNSADGSVTGGWIANGIKAIDFAGGTAVHMNAGAAALALALVLGRSSGWPKMEHSKPHSRPLVLVGAGLLWVGWFGFNAGSALTAGHSASVVFLNTAVAASAGLLAWAVVERIRHGATTSMGAASGLVSALVAITPACGAVSPLGAVAIGAIAGAVCSLAIEWKYRLGFDDSLDVVGVHLVGGIIGTLLIGIFATSSAPNGVSGLLYGGGLRQLGIQSIATVAVLAYSFGLTWVIAKVVDMAMGLRIHEEDELRGIDIAAHSEFAYLIDEDPVNLGASPRS, encoded by the coding sequence ATGAACGCTGGAGATGTTGCCTGGATCCTCGCAAGTTCCGCACTGGTGTGCATGATGATTCCCGCCCTGGCCCTCTTCTACGGGGGCATGGTGGGATCACGCAGGATCCTGAACATGATGATGATGTGCTTCGGCGGGGCCAGCCTCGTGGCCGTGCTGTGGGCACTGTTTGGATACTCGATGGCCTTTGGCAATTCCGTGAACGGCCTGGGCCTGATCGGGGACGTGACGCAGTACGCAGGCCTCGAGCCAATGCTGAAGGATAATCCCGATGCCGCCCTGCCGGCGGCACTGTTCACGTCCTTCCAGCTGTTCTTCGCCTGCGTCACCACCGCCCTGGTTGCCGGCGCGGCCGCCGGGCGGATGAAGTTCGGCGCCTGGATGGTGTTCGCGGGCGTGTGGGCCACGCTGGTCTACTTCCCCATCGCGCACTGGGTCTTCGCATTCAACTCCGCGGACGGCTCCGTGACGGGCGGCTGGATCGCCAACGGCATCAAAGCCATCGACTTCGCCGGCGGGACGGCCGTGCACATGAACGCCGGCGCAGCCGCCCTCGCCCTGGCACTGGTCTTGGGCCGCAGCTCCGGCTGGCCCAAGATGGAACACTCCAAGCCGCACAGCCGCCCCCTGGTGCTGGTGGGCGCGGGCCTGCTCTGGGTGGGCTGGTTCGGGTTCAACGCCGGATCGGCGCTGACCGCCGGCCATTCGGCGTCGGTGGTGTTCCTCAACACCGCCGTGGCAGCGTCCGCCGGCCTGCTCGCCTGGGCCGTCGTCGAACGGATCAGGCACGGCGCCACCACCAGCATGGGTGCCGCCTCGGGGCTGGTCTCCGCCCTCGTGGCCATCACGCCCGCCTGCGGCGCGGTCAGCCCGCTGGGTGCCGTGGCCATCGGCGCCATCGCCGGTGCTGTCTGCTCGCTGGCCATCGAATGGAAGTACCGTCTCGGCTTCGACGACTCCCTCGACGTGGTGGGTGTGCACCTCGTGGGCGGCATCATCGGGACTCTGCTGATCGGCATCTTCGCCACGAGCAGCGCACCCAACGGCGTCAGCGGCCTGCTGTACGGCGGCGGGCTGCGGCAGCTGGGCATCCAGTCAATCGCCACAGTTGCCGTGCTGGCCTACTCCTTCGGCCTGACCTGGGTGATCGCCAAGGTGGTGGACATGGCCATGGGCCTGCGCATCCACGAGGAGGACGAACTGCGCGGCATCGACATCGCCGCCCACTCCGAGTTTGCGTACCTGATCGATGAAGACCCCGTGAACCTGGGCGCCTCACCCCGGTCCTGA